Genomic DNA from Hypanus sabinus isolate sHypSab1 chromosome 14, sHypSab1.hap1, whole genome shotgun sequence:
attacaaagtgGATTTccacttttacaaaaaaaatttttccatataaattaatggttcttcactttacgccattttggctgaagaaaggtttcataggagcgctctacctttgtaaagggggggacaCCTGTAATCCTTTGTACAGTTTGAGCACAAAAAGTCACAATATAGAGAGTAACGTGAAAAGTAAAAGCTAGTTCCAGAAAAATTGGATCTTTGTATTTTCAGaataataacacatttcactgtgaaaaATATATCGAAACACTCTTGCTATGATTTTCTGTGCTGAATTCCTGGTTAAATAAGGTTAGGTGGATGATTTTATTGACAATAGTTTGATATAAACATCAGAGCTATCTGCATTTACCTCGTCAACCTTGCCCCATTCTTTTGACTTAATGGCGTTAACTATAATGGATTCAATTGCTGTTCTTGTTTTAACAATGAATGAAAATAATTGATTGTTATAACTTTTAAATGTTGGTTTAATTTTGCATGATCTCTTGCATGTTGTTCGCTGTTTCccactctcaagctcttcaaCACCTGGTTCAGTCGGAGCTGTGGGTTATGCAACTAACTAAGTATTCCTGTGGGATGGTTTTGATTGAGCCATGCTGAGAGATGTGATCAGAGATCTGTGATGGTGATATCCTGCTTGCCTCACCTTAACTGCTCCTTGACAGGAAAAAGATATCTCAACATCTTCACCTGTTCCTTTAAACTATGTAATGTTTTGCTAACCTGCTGAGAGTTACATAcggttttattttagatttccggAATCTGCAGGTTTTATTTTCGATTTACAGGATATTTTAATGCACTTTTGCCAGCCACAGTTAATGACCGTGAACTGTCAATGTTGACAGTTATTAATAAAGTGGTATTAATGATGTAGTTTCCTTTGTTTGATTTTTACCACTCATATGAAGTTGCAGGCCATCATCTTCAGCTCATTTCTCTTGAATCCTGAGAATTCAAgattcttttttttaatcctgTGATTCTGAAATGAAACCTGGATGTAAACGTTGTATAAGAGGCTTCAGGCAGAGTTCGGTGGCAAAGAGATTATGGAGAAGGAGTTCATACTGTAGGTAAAATGAGTTCTGTGGTGTGGAGCATGCTCTGGGATTTGCagactgggggagggggtgaggcaATGAGTGTTTGCTGTGTTGCAACTGAGTGAGGTTGGCAGAACAAATATTTAAAATGCGAAGTCTGAGGATGGATAAGAAGGAAGAATGATTCCAAGTCTGGGACCAATGCAGCAACGTGCATATTCTTCACAGAAAGTGTGGATATATCCAATGTTGGAAATAACTGTGCATTTCCAAATCTGCAGCATTTAGGTGAACAGAGACATGCTGTAATGTGCAAGTTATGAATGGGAGAGATTTGCCTGGAAACTGCAGGTATAAATTCCATCTTGTTCTCCTGATCTGCAGAATTTCCAAGCCTGTGAGAAGTAAACCAGATTTTTGGAAAGTGGACGGAAACAGTTGGTTCATTTTGCACCACTCTGTGCAAAAAGTGAATTATACATTTTTCGCATTGTGCAGAACAGAATCAACATCCATATTGACAGATAATCTAACTGCAGTTCTACACCACACACATGCTGAAATGTAGAGCTACAGAAGTGAAAGTGGATCTGAATTGGGAGCAGGGAAATTCCCTACTTCAGGTGTCAGTGTTTGGCAGAGTTCCCTGTAAGAGGTTATGCAAATGAGAGAAGAGAATTCCCATAAATAGGAGCTCACTGGATGTCTGAGTGTAAAGGTGATTCTGCAGAGACCTGCTGCGTTGAACAGACGATCCTTCAGCAGACATCTCTCCAGCAGTACCAAGTGGAAGATGGACCGAACAGCCACTGTAACCATCCTCATCCTCCTCCTGTGTGCCATTGCTGCACAGGGTATGTTGAGTTATCTGAATTTATGTTATTTTCTTAATTAAACAGTTGTACAAGTGAAGCTCATATTTTGTGGATCATGTGCTGTCAACAATGTAGAAAGCAATTTAAGTGAGAAATATTTAAACATCTGTAACTGTAAATCGAGTAGCTAGTCTGCAGAGTTAGAAAGAAATTCATCAGTGAACTATAGTCAACCAGGAGTTGTATTGCTTTTGTGCCAAAGCTATTCATTAGTCTTTTTATTTAAGCTTCTAATTAAGTTTCAGGAGAAGCATTTCATATTAATGaaagttcttccaacatttgagAGTGAGATGTGCAAGCTCCTGTCTGGTCATGCTTTGATGAaacaaacatgctggaggaacatcaGCAAGTTTTACAGGCTTtgctctccttggagcaacaatgAAACCTGAGTGAATATAATCTTTCCTCAGGTGTTCGGATTCCAGGAGCACAAAGCCAGTGCAAATGCATTGGGACGACCTCCAAATTTATTAATCCGAAGATCATCAGGAGCTTGAAATACATTCCCAGTGGGTCGTCCTGTGAGAGAGCAGAGATAATGTGAGTAAAGCAGCCAGATTATCAACTTTAACTTTATTCCTTTACTGATGATTGTTTCATAAACTGTGCACTTCAAGAGGAGACAAACTGTTTCTGAGAAATAAATTTTGAAAGACTTTTTCTTTTCGCAGTGTCACCCTGAAAAATGAGAAGAAAGTGTGTGTGGATCCTGATGCCAAGTGGTTGCAGGCTCTTATAACAGCCATGAAAGGTCAGTGTTTGGTGCTTGTCAAAATTTACACTTAAGATGTTAAGTAACATAgatgtaatgaattattttttctgtgtgattctggtccttcaTAGTGGAGGTTGCTGTCTGCTCCTCACTGTCATTCCAGCCGTAACCTGGAATGACAGCAAACTCTTTCACCATGTTTGTTGAGAGAGCTGATCCTCTCACAACTGTGGTAGGGACCAGGAAGTAGAGATTGAAAAATGTGTGTTTGAAGATGACAACTCAGGTCAATATAGTAGATAATGAATTGTTGATGCCAGGGACAATAGCAATGTTAATGCCAAGATAGTTATTAGTATCTTTACCTTGGCACAAATGCTAATGCCTTGGTATCTGCTTGCATAGTGTACCTTTGGGTGAAGATAGGAATGAACTTGAACAGAGTACGATACAGTTTGGTTAATGCCTTTTGCAATATCAATGAGATGTGAGCAAGTTTCCAAGGCATCTTTTTGTGGAAAGTCAGTTTGAAAGTTCTTTTAATTTTGTTGCTTTAGACACTATATGCTGAATCACTGTGGGTAATGATACAATTTATTCAATTATTTTACAGGTGGGAAACAACATAAATCAAAAAAACTGAAGCTGTAAAATGAGGGAATCAATTCCATCTCTGGATTATCCGACGGGGAATGATGGAAACTCAGCCCCGGGTGTTAACTCTGTGATGTCACCATCCAGTGGTTCGTTCCAGTGTCTCCTCTTCATTGTCGTCTGAGAGTGATCTTGGAGTTCCTCCCTGTCACATGACATGTCTAAAGCCTGCTGTGCTATCTGTTTATATTTGATGATTCCATCTGACCTTTGTATTAAGCTttgtgcaaatgcaatgttctttTGTGCCATTTATGATAATTAAAATAAATTCTGTGATCTGTAAAAGTGTAAATGAGTCCAGAGTCATTTGCTAAGACTTAATTTTAGCTGTGAGGTTGGGAGATGGTGGTGATGAAAAAATAAATCTGTTGATTAATTTCCAAGATGACAGTGCTAAAATGATCTCAGGCCACAAGGAAGCCAGTGTTGGGGTGCTGGACTGTGCTCTCTCCCATCTCTGAAATTAAAGCAGGAGGACACATGGGATTGTTTGGAATGATTCCTACTCCAACCTTCCCTTTCCTGTTTAAGTGCTTCACCTTCCCCTTTCCTGCTTAAATACTGTTCAGGATCAGTGGTATACTGGATGAAAATACTTTTGACCAAATGTGTTTGCTCTAATTTGAGTGAAGCATTCTTATGTTGAAATATCAGAACAAATGCTTGAAAATCACTTTGTGCTTTTTTACTGCAATACTGTTCACCATGTTAGATTTTAGGATCTATCCAAAATGTGTTGAAGTAAACGCTCCACAGACGTAATTTTAATGTGAAATACCTACATTTTAGTACTGGTAATAGACTGATAATCACTGGAAGAAATGAGACTTTTAAATGAGAATATAGTCTATAGAGTCAGTAAAAGCCCTTCGGGTGAATTATTTCTATCACCATATAGACCTTATGGCCTTATGTTCTATGTGGTTATAGAAATATTTTGTTTTGAGGG
This window encodes:
- the LOC132404363 gene encoding interleukin-8-like, yielding MDRTATVTILILLLCAIAAQGVRIPGAQSQCKCIGTTSKFINPKIIRSLKYIPSGSSCERAEIIVTLKNEKKVCVDPDAKWLQALITAMKGGKQHKSKKLKL